The Helicoverpa zea isolate HzStark_Cry1AcR chromosome 2, ilHelZeax1.1, whole genome shotgun sequence DNA window GAACTTCCAACAAATTCAGGAAGGCCCAAGGTTGGTCATCGCTCTAGCTCAACTGGTTTAGCGTTTAAACTAATATATGATATTAAAATTCTGTAATAAACCAGACCTGCTGAAGCTCCGCAACCTCAGCCTCCACCGAAACGCAACAGTAAGCGAGAGGAACGCGAGGAGATTCCAGGTAAATAACATGCTAaccttttcatttttttcaataactttGTGACGTTGATTAACCCAGCTTTTGTTGACACCACAGAGCCAGGTCCGCCGGCGAGGCCGACTATACCACAAAGACTGATTGTTGTACCAGACCCACAGGCACAGCAGCCTAACAgatataggtaaatattattCATGTTTAATTTTGCCGTCTAGTTTTGTAACTTCTTAACATTTGGGATATTTAAGTAATGATTAGCTTAGCTTTTTGCTGATATAGAAGTGGAACTTGCAGGCCTCTTCCACCAACACCTAAGTCTTCGGGCTCATCGAACAGTTCAGGCTCTAACAACGGCACGCCGCCGGCCAGCGGCCCGCAGCCTCCGCAACGCGGCTCACATCACATGTTCAAACCTATGGTACGTTTTGCTATGCAAATTTTATTGGTACCAATCAGATTCCAGCTTCTATCTATATGGCTATATTATCATGTGTACTTTTTAACAAGTTCACTGTATCAGTCACTGTTATTGAAAGCTAGAggtgtttatttgtaaatatgtgtTTGTTGGCCTTAGTCTGTATTTAGCAAACTTTGTGTCAGTTTCACTAATTCTGAGTAGaacttcataatattataaggTTTTGTTCAAAGTTATCCAGAGGTAGTGAAACTGTCCTGGGTAATATCTCATTGCTACATTCTACTGAGTATACCTACAACGTGGTTTATTCTGTTAAATTAGAAGTTGGCAGATTTCGTTATcacatgtatttatttgttcctttaattttattagctttttgtttttattttcatgtcaCGCTGTTAACTTTCTTTGCACATCCGATTTAATCTGCAACTGCAGCTTCCACCGAGAAGGCCAGAGGTAGGTAGTACGAGTGGcgtttattattatcatttttgtGTTGCTATGCTGTTTGGGTATGCGACTAGatgtttcatggttttattctaatcTTCAGGATTTGGACAAGTTGGCTGCTCAGCTTAACGAACTTGGTGTCGTGTCTGGCAACGAGCCGCCAAACAGGCCACCTCGCGCTCCCACTAATGGTCAAGGTATTTTTTAACCATTTGAAAACAAGTAGTGtgaaaacacaaataaacaatatttggtaatttaaaaaataaattgtaattaggaCCACCAGTAGAGAGAAACCAACCAGAACCGGCGTTTGAGGACTCTGATAGCGATTCTGACGCCGAAGAGAGTGGTGGAAGGGTGCGCAATGATGGTACCCTCCTAGCTAGCGACCCGCCCAAGCCTCTGTAAGTAGGAGACAACTACAACCTTTATGACTCAAAGATCAGTACGAGCATTAAGTAGAACCTCTATTAGCCGAACATAGACTTAGTTTATTCGAATATTTGGCGATTATTCCTACGCATTTTTTGCTCGCCTACTGTGTAAATGTAACTAACCATtgaattcttttatttaattttttatttgcatttatttttgtggACCACATTTTGTTTGCCCCTCCCGTCCTGTGTCGTTGCGTTTGTCTGCCAGTCCCGAGTTCTGTTACAGGCCAGGTCTGAGCGCGGTGTCGGAggacggcggcggcggcgcgggcggcggcgcccCCACGCGCCCGCTGCCGCCCACGCCCGACGACGACGACACGCACGCCGACCGCACGCTCGTCATGAAGAGGGTGAGTAGCCTACACTATTACACAACATGACACTGACATAATAGCTGAAACAGCCAAGACAAAAAAGACTCCATTCAATTCTATCATTGTTCTCCTGACATTACACAGTGTCACATGAAAACAAAGCTCAAGTCATGGCCCCTTCTCTGTGTACACATGAGCAAAATATTGCTTAAGAAATCTAACGCATACAATAATATCGATTACTCTTGCTACATCTGTAACATATTAATTTATCACCACATTTGTTTTacggataaatatttatcaggtGCAATGAATTTATACTATAACAGAAATATCCTATCATTATTGTTGTCCTAATtgcgtattgttttatttatcatcgaCATTTTCATTGCAACTGGGATTTATTTGTGTGGCATTTGTGATAAGTATTTTGTGTGTGGCTTATCAACGCTACAACTGACAGCGTGGGGGTTCCATGTAAAACCAATGCACtaatttatatttcgaatgGTTTTCACGCCAAAGTAAGATCAGTGAGCATTAATTATTGCtgttacgttattttttgtCACTTTGGTTTTTATCATTCATATGTACTTTTTGTATCGGACATGTTTGACAAACATCAGAGAGAGAATACCGACAACGATAAAAGGCAGTCTGATGTTGATGAAGCAGTATTACTCAAGGATTGGGACTTCGCCCGATTTTTCCCTTCAAAGAATTCTGAGAAAGAAGAAAAGCATGACTCATCTAAAGAAGCGGAACAAAAGCGAGCTCAGCTACAACGTCAGTCGCGATTAGAAATGGAAGATGCGTGGTCTAAATACAAAGCTATAGCCACTCCTCCTTCTCGACACAAGCAGCTTTTGCAGAAACCCACCGACAAGTCCACACAGGAAAAATTAGCTGATATTCTGAAGTACAAGAAAGAGCCTGATTCCGAAGTCAACTCTCCCAACCGATTCTTCCGCGGCTTCAGAAGAGAAAATTCCGATCTCTTTCCACTGTCTAGTACACGTCACTCCGCTATATACTTTCCGAAAAATGAAAGCCAAGCAGGAGTCAATAAACAACTTCGATCAAGTGGAATCTTTAACAATTCTCGCAAACAAGTTATAAAACCTTCAGCTGGAGAGCCCATATTAACAGACTTCATAAAAACGAATGATAGCTTAAAGATGGCTCAAGCCGACGGTAGAAAAAGTGAAAAGAAAAGAACTCCCGATCGAAAAATTGCAGCCAGCAACCCTATCGATGCCCTCAAAAATGTTGCTGCCCTTATCCGACAAGATAGCGAGAGCAACGGACCGAGTCGGCAGAGCAGCGTGAACAGTGACTCGCCAGCAACGAGCATTTGCTTCACGAGTAGCGCCTCTTTCGAAAAAGCCGGCACGCCAGACATAACCGCCAATACCCATGAGAAATCAAATATAGATAATTTGAACGAAGACAACGTGGTGAAGCCACGCAGAGAAAAGACTGAATCGGATATAGTATTCCGGAGAAACTCTCAATATAACCGGCATACAGAACTTATGTCAAGTTGTGGGCAGGAAGCGGTACTCGCTCAGGATCAGGTAAATTGCTCCCAGCTcaggatagtttgattaataatattatatacttacatttGGTATGTGGGTTTGGTTTTCTAACATGGTTTTCACtaactacataatatatcatatgtatGGACGCTTTTATAAAGGATCTGTCTGTTTTGTATTTAGTTTGTAGTGGTTTTGGTtcctataacaataataattacctaaatGTATGGGAATGGTATTCAGCTCTTGTTTGTTATACTTATACTAAAATGACCCACTTTGTCTATGTATCACTTAAGGAAAACATTGGTTTTAGATATTGCTCACACGTCTTACATTTTGGCGTGATAATTCTTTTCTTTATTAGAACTATACTAGTATTAGTTGAGTTGCTATTTGGGAAGACAAAAGGTACAAATAGGTAGTGAGTAAGAATTTAACAAAGTAGAAAAAATATGACGTTAGTTTTAACAACCTCTTAACAGCTTCATCACCTAACATGTGTATTAATGCAACCCATTATTAATTCTCTAACTAACCCGTTCATTGAATTCATTGTCTAAACGCGAATACCGTCTTCCTGCCACGAAATCAACAACTGCAAAATATATACGATACGTACTTATGCCATCCACACTTGAAAATTAACCATTTAGGAATGCTGCCTAACGACATATCACAGAAGCTGGCAAGAAACAATCATCAATTTGTGAATGTGTTTTACTACTTGCATGTTGGCTGCCGTTGTATGTCGAGCTCTGTTATTGTCCAATATATTAATATTGCTATACATTATATTAAACGTTTGTCTAAGTTTGGACTTAAGTTACACGTAACATAGGTTTATTAGTatgatttttgtgtaaaatactTTGTAAAACTTGTGTTATTTGgatattattatacttaattGACTAAATGATTTTTGGAATGCTGTTCTTTGGTATTTAAAATATCTGCAACTCATAAGAATTATGGAATTGTTAAACTTTTggcttattattacaaaaaaataggcTTCATATAGGAATAAccattgattaaaataataattaaaagttgTAAACTTCcagaatattataaaatattgtattggaTGTAGGGTCGATCAAGCGGCACCAACGAAGGAAGTGGATCTCGCACTAGCTCCGTACTACCCGATCTGCTGAGCCAAGCTGGACAGCCGACCACTCCTCCACGACACGACAAGTCCACGAGCGAAGAGGTATGTTTATATGCTATTACATGTCAACCCAAATGTCTTATCGAATCATACGCAAGTAACTGTTGGGAAACAATTtaatttcttaaattttatataacATCATACGCATACTCGAactataatacataataaaaacgtaCTTATTAGAGTTGAAGCAATCCTAGGATGAATTTTGACAGACTAAAGTGAGCTTGATTCCAGAGCAAAAGCGTTGGTACGTTCAAAACCTGTGTAGCTTTTATTCTCATTGGAATCTTGATCactataataggcatgatgacagtaatcaaaaatcattaaaataatacatttattaaattaaacttgaagcttggaatataaaacgcgcattgttttctttattaataatgtgattaatatgtatttttataaaataaaattacgaaataaggcaatccgccatgatatcttgaacaccaatcagagctcgtgacgtcatttctcaaaacaactcgcgcgaaagcgcgcgaacgtcacatttcgttattgtgaacttccactgcgatctttgtttttaattaattaattgttcataacacgagttatggagcccggatttatcaaggcaaacagcgctaatttgcctagaattgaaatcataatgctgggagagtttttcgcatcaaataaagatttttgttcagctgaatttagaaatgtttaaacttccatgtaagtatactagtttaattaaaaatacttccatttaagtgtattagtttaattaaaaaaacttctatgttagaatattagtttaattaaaaacaattttagttataaataattccttaaaattacttttgacaatgtatttgttatcaggtgtaaatgttaatgaaatctattatcatggttctaccctttatttataaattgatttttcttttaggtcctccaggccatcctatggtgatgacgctgtgagttacgtacagctgaaacacaaaaaataaaacaaaaaaataaagttgtaccctgggcaatattgcttttgaatctcgccttgcaagtttaagccacttgtttcgtatttttttattgtgaggaacgtacacaaataacttatcaggagttgttttggatgtgttcttacactgggggaccccacaacacctatgcactttcgaattcatatttaataacactaaaaacttaattattgcacgagcgttgtttacttgcgtcgtgtaatttcagtcgtgacgtcacaagtgacgacatgacactgacaagcgttttcgcgccggattcaaagtggacagagaaaaatgctattatttgataaaaaaacttcgcattttcttaaaattaataatttttcatataaaatagacgtatacctacatcatacaaaggaatttaaaaatttgtcatcatgcctattgtcatGATATATCACCTGGTTTGCGTTTAGTTACACTGGTTGCTATTGTCATCAAACATACCAGAAAAATCGTATGTGTTGTCTTTTATGTTGATTTTGTTATTGAGTGGCATTTCACCGTACACAGCTTCGAGGGTTATTTTAACGGGATCTCTAGTAACATGCCATGATTTgtattcataattaaatataacGACGGTGCTTCCAACGCTAGCTGCTTCATAATATATTCATCTATGCAAAATGTATTCACATACTTTTAATTTGCAATGTAACCGTAACCATTATTGCAAAGTCAGATAAACCAACGAAATATTCAACGAAACCGTGTTTAATGTATTACCCGTGAGGTTGTCACATATGATGGAGTGTCAAGCTATTCGTTGGAAGCTCCTGTTCCGGATCATGACTGTGTGGTGTCTCAAGCTTTTGGTTTATCGTATTAATGTGATAATGGTTGTCAATCATGCAAACTTCCTGGAGCCACTGCGCGACCGGTTTGCAGACACCTGTTAACACTGCGTAAGTACGAAACGAATTGATGCAAGAGGAAATGCTTAAGGTTCTCATAGATTGTTGTTTGTTGAAAGTTAGATCTGTATCTCACTTCTTCCTTATATTTATGCATTTTCTAGATATGCTTTCATTATGTTCGAATTGTTTTGTTGATCATCGAATGCAGATCGATACATTATTAATAGCTTTCAAGGTAGTCCAGTTAATATAAGGGCTGCTTAATAACAGTTGTAACTACGGCAGAGGTACTACGGGTGATTAATGAATTGCTAATATAGCTCATGTACGGCgcagtttataaaataaaaactgtgttACGTTATCAACAGAAAAACTTATttagtaaacataaaaaaacgcAGTTGATGaaactactaaaaataattgattttatgGTTTGGATAAGTCAAAGTCAGAGTTCATAATCAAGTCTTCATCGAATGCATACTTATCTACCAGCATACATTGCGAGTTCATGCCTGCTGCAATATCATGTCCAtgatcacatttttttagtcaTGAATAGTAGATAAAAGCCATCAAGCTAATAACTTTCCAACTGTATTTGACATGATAACTAATCAATGGGAGATGGACTTATTTGACTAACCATCACTTATTTAATGTACACGGTTAATGCTGCGGCTGAATGTGCtgcatatttatttgattgataTATTCCTTATATGATATAAGtgcttataataatattcagtgTTTTCTCTGTTCCAGTATAGGCAAGCCATTGCCGGAGGCACGCCTCTTTCCCATCACCATCACCATCCGCCCCCATCCTCAGTTCAATCGACGCCGTCCAAATCTTTCGTGGTTGGCGCGGCTTCCCCACATCCCTTACAGCAATCCCCTTCGAACTCGTCTGTGGGATCCCAACAACAGTTCCTTCCCTTGCAACAGAAGCAGCGTTCGTTCCTCACGTTCGGGTTCGGCGCGGGCTCCACTGGCAGCGGAGGCACCGGCGGCTCCGGCGGCAATGCTTCGCGACGTGAGAGCCACGTCAACGTCAATGTCACTCCGACAGGCCATGACCTCTCTTCTGATACCCCCGAAATCCGGAAATATAAGAAGAGGTTTAACTCTGAGATACTCTGCGCAGCATTGTGGGGTAAgcaaatatatgtacctatacgCTTGAATCGTCGAAAATCGTCGACTTTTCCTTAACATTAATTTAAggtaattaaacattaattaaattatattttaatgttacagGAGTCAATTTACTTATTGGCACCGAGAATGGTTTAATGCTCTTGGACCGATCAGGTCAAGGAAAAGTTTACCAATTGATCTCACGACGCCGCTTCCAACAAATGGAAGTGTTAGAAGGACAAAATATACTTGTGACTGTATCTGGAAAGAAGAATCGTGTGCGTGTATACTATCTCAGCTGGCTCAAGTCCAAAATTCTGCGCACCGACGGCCTTAGTGACGTAAGattcgatttttatttattgcaaaagaATAACAAATAAGTTAAGCAACCAATTTTTAACCAAAActaacaaataacaatataaaaataatatataaagataTATATAAAAATCAAACTCGCTGTAAGTCTTTTTaaagaacattaaaaataaagtccAACCGTTTGTCCAGTTTGTacaaatgtttaataaaaaagatgTTACTTTACAGCAAGCTGAAAGGAGGAATGGCTGGATAAACGTCGGTGAACTTCAGGGCGCAGTACATTTCCGCATCGTCAAATACGAAAGAATCAAGTTTCTTGTTATTGCTTTGAAAGACTCCATCGAGATTTACGCGTGGGCGCCCAAACCATATCACAAATTCATGGCCTTTAAGAACTTTGGGGAACTGCAAcataggtatgttttttttttttgtaatttcaccTGCCAAAGTtgacaatgttttattttaataatgtttattaataataCAATGGCAGTGTAAGCATATAGAGTCGGTCAACTTTTGTTTTGCTGAAAAATCttaggattaaaataaaattgtagtttctgtttttttgtatttttgtggtTGTATAAATTTTTGTAATGAATTCTTCGGTTTTATTCTTGTTTCATAAAATTCATactaaaaatattgaagaattatcaaactaaaaatattgatagcttatttttttttatttccaggcCTCTTTTAGTTGATTTGACTATAGAAGACAGCACAAGACTGAAAGTAATTTACGGATCAGCAGATGGTTTTCATGCTGTGGACTTGGATACTGCCACAGTTTACGATATATATATTCCAAAGCATGTAAGTAaccatgtaagtaaataaacaagtatGTATTAGAATACAGGTGCTACTTTACACATAATCTGTTACATTTTCAATGTCTACAGACACAAGGAGCTATCGTCCCACACTGCATTGTACCCCTTCCTAACTCGAATGGAGTTCAGTTGTTATTATGCTACGATAACGAAGGAGTTTACGTGAACACATATGGACGAGTAAGCAAGAACATTGTTCTCCAGGTTTGTATTTTCACCTCATTACTAACAATGAAAcaggtattttaataaaatttaattgatGTATATTGGTCTTCTTTCAGTGGGGTGAAATGCCAACATCAGTAGCCTACATCGGCACAGGACAGATAATGGGATGGGGCAATAAAGCTATTGAAATTCGTTCAGTTGAAACCGGACACCTCGACGGCGTATTTATGCACAAGAAAGCACAACGACTCAAATTCTTATGTGAGCGCAATGATAAAGTGTTCTTCTCATCCGCCAAGGGTGGTTCCTCTTGTCAGATATACTTCATGACGCTCAACAAGCCCGGCATGGCCAACTGGTAGTGCAGGGGCGCGGCAGGCGTCGCGCGCGCCGCTCATCTGTGATTGTAACCGCACGGCGTCCCTTACTAAGTGCATGCCCGTACTGTACAAGATAATGCCAGTAGATTAGTCAATATAACAAAATCATGTGCTTTGGCCACTCGAAATTCAAAGACTTGTGATAGTGACAGAAATTAGTATATGTGCTCAAAAGACAAtccacaaaataatttacattcaaGTATTCGAGGACCTTCTTAGTAAATGTGGCATTTTGTACTGATGAATGATAATTTTCATTACAAGCTATTaaggaatattatattattaagcaATAACCTTTAGAATAAATGTTTTGATATTGACAATTATGCATAAGTAAGTTAATGTGCTtaggttttattattatgttgcaattgataatttcttaaagaaaatGTAATTGAAATCAACTATTAATTCATATATGCCATATTGTTTATAATGTTAAGATAGTTGGGTGATGATATTATTAATtggttacataattatttttatgatacatATTAACAAAGTAAAATGCCATGTCTGACaggttataattaattataacaatcattcaacaaaaacaattagagttaatgtaaaattatatttcaatttacatattatgtaaggTTTGTTCACTTAACAAATTGGCATTTAGTCAAGTCACTTTGTATCATAATTATCACACCaaactacattttttattaatggaTAAATCCTAAAAATttggtaatatttattatttatttgttatgtaCTATATTATTTACATGTATAAAGATATAACTGTGCATATTGAAAGTATATATTTGAtgacttttatttcaaatacctTAGcccaataaaacttaaaaaatatttgtccttTTATTGAAAAACACCCTTGTCTAACTAATGTAGGGATATTTTTGTGAATTAGaacacccctaaaatattcaaCAAGAAGGGCACAAAAAGATGACATTGgtttttaaggttccgtacccaaagggtaaaacgggaccctattgttttcgctgcTCTGTCTgtccatccgtctgtcaccaggctgtatctcatgaactggGATAGAGTtggatttttcacagatgatgtatttctagtgccactataacaacaaatactgaaaactatgtgtccatttcgaccgcgTGGCCAactcataatatttgatgaaactttgccaggaattagtagtaatttgtgACTTTTCAGTCCTCTTTTCGTGAATTTCTGGGGgctctcatacaacaaacgtgatttttttgctcattttctaaatgatatggtacggaacccttcatgcgcgatTCCGACTACGTGTTTAAAAGTAAGTAAACATCTGAATATGATGAAGTCtggattttcaaaaataatactttacatATTCTTGAAACATTTGTTAtacacaattaaatattttaaattgctgTCTCTCACCAGGCTCTATCCAATAGGCAGTCTCAAGAGACTACACTTCACAGATATACTTTAGGAGCTCATATGCACAACATTTAATTAGATAATAGAAATGCACCCTACCTGCATGAGTTGAACTTGCACTTGgctggttatttttttatattaatcacTCTCTGCAGTTCTACAGCAATATCCCTGACTACATTTTAACCACcccaaaaacttatttaactttgtttattgatttattattttatgtacacagttactCACAGGATAGTAATAAAAAAGCTAAAtcatttaacttatttattttgaaaacataaaatacttaaCATTATGAAGGAATCAGCTTTGATGTGGATAAAGCTTCAGTCTCTTTTGATGACATAGGTACTAACATCAACCCTGGTACAGGTGGCTGCATTTCTAAATCGCGTAGATTGTTTACTTTGACTCTCAGGTCACTGCggagtttatttatatcaatattcaACTGCTTTTGATCAGCTTCCAGTAATGACTTTGTAGCTGCAACATTGTGTTTGATTAAAACTGATCCTACAGTAACCCAACATTTGTTTTGGCACGATTTTGTAATGTCCCGCAATGCTTCACGGTTTTGATTTCTTCTTTTGTCTAACATAACAATTTCACGCTTGTCTGATAATATTTCATCAGCTAACTTTTCCACCGATACCAAATACTTGAGAACTTTTTCTTGATCCTGCATTGTTTCATTATCTTTTCAGCGATTTACCTGAGATTCGAAACAAACCAATACCAATCATTCGTAATGTCAAATGTGATGTCAAATATGTGACACAACAGTGTCAGTCATGTGTCATCAGAAGTTTTCGTCTAGAAATATGGAAGAAACATTAATCAGGAACCAGCTCGACCATTCTTGGTTTTCTGGAGAAACTGAGGGATCAGGGAACCATCTAAACTAGAAGTATATAGTGATGGATCCATCCCCGCTGCAAAATTGCATCGAACCATCGCTTGAAAATTCTTGGGTTTTTCCAATGTATCACTGGTgtgattctatttttttaaataaaaatgttacagTACTCAAAGAATCGGGTGCCCCAATAGTGtggtatacataaatatatttatggctaaaattataaagcccccagtacacattggcctgtattgggccaagctttgcaatgcacaaatgtaggccacgatcaaatggtgtttacacattggcgcatggctcattgctgcctggcaaaccacttgcgatggacgtctaAGTAACTAAGGctgcggctatttatttgtatactacacTATACCTATTTACATTTACTACATTATACTGTAcgtattatttgtatgtctctaccagacctcgggactatagagtcccggatttttgggaggcgaacgtggggccgaagccaacacgctgaagcccttttgagacaactttaatgaaatggcgacacaaaaccgacgattatccccgtatacactatagaaatgtacccaaggacaatccccggttctgtgctaaactattgctaactatggaggaaaactacttgggctattgtgatgggatgttaatggactaggaatggaaagactatgggaactatggcacctgccgataacaatgtttgcacacgtaaaaatggcaggtggagactcgccaactcacttactgggccctcgggaatcagtcactgaatagcaacaagagggcaacaggtacatgagcggctgaagggtgaggataactcggcggactttaaacgcagatcacgcgctccctgtgggtccagcatcaccggcccactcgccacttaccacgaggcacctaccctccgagtgggctgctaaccctgctctagcgactccactctgaccggccgatgaaggcaagccaagaagcgggagacctatcccccgtcatgcttcactccggcaagccgaaggtgggggacagtatgctctccctggagcactcggatatatagccccgcggggtcgctactccccgtcatccgcctcagatgccctgcggggcctatatttatattattatatttatattatactacactactatatttatttttacacgcaatacaaaagtgtactatcctcagcggccggtgacgaacaaaacattggccgaatgtgtaaacaccacaggccaagctgggccacgattccttttgatgtgtgcccaaaaaaccgacaactcgccgaatgcgcgccaaccttgacaaatgtccgccaacctgcaccaataccccgtgtacacattggtgatggcgtgtattggccgcacttgggccaacgtgaACTGGGGCCTTAATGCTAGTGCTCcatctgcgttagcgttaaagttaatgtcaatggccaactacacgttacttagcgcattaaaaatgcgcgttggctacacttaggttacaatgccgcaaagagttaatccctcatgaagtcacgcgttaacacacattaaagaggttaaacttagACACACAAAGTAATTCTAAAAActctaaagctttctcattcgACCACTCCATTATCGTgttcgtaaaatgcagttaccgcctaaacaaagtatctacactcgtccttgcatgcgtccTGTGCGCGTGCGTTTCGTggaatgagatggcattaatgtagccaacatcacttagcgcgCTAAACTAtacactaaaaccctttgatgtgtccaaaaaaccgacattcgagttatcgcttaacgtttaatgccaTTAAAACATTGGCCACATCTGTGTAACGCCAA harbors:
- the LOC124636989 gene encoding serine/threonine-protein kinase mig-15 isoform X2 yields the protein MAHQLAPSVNCSLDDIDLSALKDPAGIFELIEVVGNGTYGQVYKGRHTKTGQLAAIKVMDVTQDEEEEIKLEINVLKKYSNHRNIATYYGAFIKKSPPGKDDQLWLVMEYCGAGSVTDLVKSTKGQSLKEEWISYICREILRGLSYLHSNKVIHRDIKGQNVLLTDNAEVKLVDFGVSAQLDRTIGRRNTFIGTPYWMAPEVIACDENPDATYDNRSDLWSLGITALEMAESQPPLCDLHPMRALFLIPRNPPPRLKSKKWAKKFHSFIETVLVKDYHQRPYTEQLLKHAFIRDQPTERQVRIQLKDHIDRCKKRKQDNSVREDYKYSGSEGEEEENAVAGEPSSIVHNAAAHQGGDTLRRNFQQIQEGPRPAEAPQPQPPPKRNSKREEREEIPEPGPPARPTIPQRLIVVPDPQAQQPNRYRPLPPTPKSSGSSNSSGSNNGTPPASGPQPPQRGSHHMFKPMLPPRRPEDLDKLAAQLNELGVVSGNEPPNRPPRAPTNGQGPPVERNQPEPAFEDSDSDSDAEESGGRVRNDGTLLASDPPKPLPGLSAVSEDGGGGAGGGAPTRPLPPTPDDDDTHADRTLVMKRRENTDNDKRQSDVDEAVLLKDWDFARFFPSKNSEKEEKHDSSKEAEQKRAQLQRQSRLEMEDAWSKYKAIATPPSRHKQLLQKPTDKSTQEKLADILKYKKEPDSEVNSPNRFFRGFRRENSDLFPLSSTRHSAIYFPKNESQAGVNKQLRSSGIFNNSRKQVIKPSAGEPILTDFIKTNDSLKMAQADGRKSEKKRTPDRKIAASNPIDALKNVAALIRQDSESNGPSRQSSVNSDSPATSICFTSSASFEKAGTPDITANTHEKSNIDNLNEDNVVKPRREKTESDIVFRRNSQYNRHTELMSSCGQEAVLAQDQGRSSGTNEGSGSRTSSVLPDLLSQAGQPTTPPRHDKSTSEEYRQAIAGGTPLSHHHHHPPPSSVQSTPSKSFVVGAASPHPLQQSPSNSSVGSQQQFLPLQQKQRSFLTFGFGAGSTGSGGTGGSGGNASRRESHVNVNVTPTGHDLSSDTPEIRKYKKRFNSEILCAALWGVNLLIGTENGLMLLDRSGQGKVYQLISRRRFQQMEVLEGQNILVTVSGKKNRVRVYYLSWLKSKILRTDGLSDQAERRNGWINVGELQGAVHFRIVKYERIKFLVIALKDSIEIYAWAPKPYHKFMAFKNFGELQHRPLLVDLTIEDSTRLKVIYGSADGFHAVDLDTATVYDIYIPKHVSNHTQGAIVPHCIVPLPNSNGVQLLLCYDNEGVYVNTYGRVSKNIVLQWGEMPTSVAYIGTGQIMGWGNKAIEIRSVETGHLDGVFMHKKAQRLKFLCERNDKVFFSSAKGGSSCQIYFMTLNKPGMANW